The following is a genomic window from Mycobacterium parmense.
ACGCCAGATCGCCGTGTTCGCCGTGTAGCGCCTCGGCGGCGATATCGGCGGCCACCGACTGCCCGTAACGGGGGAAGGCCAGCGTCGCCACCGACTTGCCCTCGGCCCGCAACACCGCGCACAGGCCGTCGGTCAGCGTCCGCTTGCCCGCGCCGTCGACGCCCTCGATCGCGATCAGCACGGCGCGAGCCTATCCGCGATCTGGGTCCGCGAGTGTGCGGCCAGCCGCACGCTGGGCGCCGAGTGTGCGGCTGGCCGCACACTCGGCGCCGGCGAGGACTCAGTAGCGGTAGTGGTCGGCCTTGTAGGGGCCGTCGACGTCGACGCCGATGTACTCGGCCTGCTCCTTGGTGAGCTTGGTCAGCTTGCCGCCGAGCGCCTCGACGTGGATGCGGGCCACCTTCTCGTCGAGGTGCTTGGGCAGCCGGTACACCTCGTTGTCATACTCGTCGTTCTTGGTCCACAGCTCGATCTGGGCGATGACCTGGTTGGAGAAGCTGTTGCTCATCACGAACGACGGGTGGCCCGTGGCGTTGCCCAGGTTCAGCAGCCGGCCCTCGGACAGCAGGATGATCGACTTGCCGCTGTCGGGGAACGTCCACACGTCGACCTGGGGGCGGATGTTGACCTTGGTGGCCCCGGACTTCTCCAGCTGGGCGACCTGGATCTCGTTGTCGAAGTGCCCGATGTTGCCCAGCACGGCGTAATCCTTCATCGCCTTCATGTGGGCCAGCGTGATGATGTCCTTGTTGCCGGTCGCGGTGACGACGATGTCCGCCTCGCCGATCGCGTCCTCGACCGTCTCGACGTCGTAGCCCTCCATCAGGGCCTGCAGCGCGTTGATCGGGTCGATCTCGGTGACGACGACGCGCGCGCCCTGCCCCTTGACCGAATCGGCGCAGCCTTTGCCGACGTCGCCGTAGCCGCAGATCAGCACCTTCTTGCCGCCGATCAGCACGTCGGTGCCGCGGTTGATCCCGTCGATCAACGAGTGCCGGCAGCCGTACTTGTTGTCGAACTTGCTCTTGGTGACCGAGTCGTTGACGTTGATCGCCGGGAAGGCCAGGTCGCCGGCCGCGGCGAACTGGTAGAGGCGCAGCACGCCGGTGGTGGTCTCCTCGGTGACGCCCTTGACCGACTCGGAGATCTTGGTCCACTTGTCCTTGTCGGTCTCGAAGCGGCTGCGCAGCAGTTCGAGGAAGACTTTCCACTCGGTGGGGTCGTCGTCTTCGGCGGGCGGCACCACGCCGGCCTTCTCGTACTGCGCACCCCGCAGCACCAGCATGGTCGCGTCGCCGCCGTCGTCGAGGATCATGTTCGCCGGCTCGTCGGGCCAGGTGAGCATCTGCTCGGCGGCCCACCAGTACTCCTCCAGCGTCTCGCCCTTCCAGGCGAACACCGGTACGCCCTTGGGCTCTTCGGGGGTGCCGTGCGGGCCCACGACCACCGCGGCGGCGGCGTGGTCCTGAGTGGAGAAGATGTTGCAGGACGCCCAGCGGACCTGTGCGCCCAGCGAGACAAGGGTCTCGATGAGCACCGCGGTCTGGACGGTCATGTGCAGCGAGCCCGAGATCCGCGCGCCCTTGAGGGGCTGCACTTCGGCGTACTCGCGGCGCAACGACATCAGGCCGGGCATCTCCTGCTCGGAGAGCTCGATGTCGCGCCGTCCATAGTCCGCCAGCGACAGGTCGGCGACCTTGAAGTCGATGCCATTGCGGACGTCGGCGGTCAACGCACTTTCGGTCGTCGTCATGGATTCTTCCTTCTACGGCTTAGGTTCAAGAGGATTACTTAGGTTAGGTATACGCTCTTGCGCCACTGTAATAGGCGGCCGGCGGGCCGGTGGGCGTCAGGGCGCGTTGACGACCCCGTGGCGCTCCGCGAAGGGCGTCATCAGCCGCGCCAGGTCGGCCGCGACGTCGTGGTCGGCCTCGGGCGGCATCGACACGTAGCTCATCGCCAGCCGCACGATCGCGCGCGCCAGCACCCCGGCGTCCTCGTCGCTGGTGGAAACCCAGGTGCTGGTGAATGCCGAGGTCAGCCGGGCCGACGCCCGGGTGATGATGGGTGCGCTGTCGGTGGTGATGATCTGCAGCAGGTCGGGCTTGGCGGCGCCGGTCAGCAACGAGATCACCAGCGGGTCGGCGGCAGACTCTGAGAAGAAGGAACGAAAACCCTGCAGGAAGGCTTCATAGAAGTCGCCGACGTTGCTTTCCAGGGAGGCGTGGATGGTGTCGACGAGGTGATCGGCCAGGCGCAAGGCGTACCCCTGCGCCAGGCCGTGGCGCGAGCCGAACTCGTTGTAGATAGTCTGCCGGCTGATCCCCGCCGCCCGCGCCACATCGGTGAGCGTGATGGCCGACCAGTCGCGGGTCAGCAGCTCGTCGCGCATCGCGTCCAGCACCGAGTCGCGCAGCAGGGCCCGCGACGCCTCGGCGTAAGGGATCCGCTTCACAGGCGCGAGGATAGTGCTCAGGACCTGGCTACTTCCACCATCTCGAAGTCGGACTTCGCGGCGCCGCAGTCGGGGCAGCTCCAGTCTTCGGGTATCTCGTCCCAACGGGTGCCGGGCTCGATGCCGTCTTCCGGCCAGCCCTGCGCCTCGTCGTACTCGAAGCCGCACTGCAGGCAACGGAACAGTCTGTAGTCACTCATCGATTCGCTCCTCGAGGTTCGAAGTCGACCTTCTCGCGCACCGCGCAGTCCGGGCAGCACCAGTCGTCGGGAATCTCCGCCCAGCGCGTCCCCGCCGGAAAGCCTTCCCGGGCCTCACCTTTGGCCTCGTCGTAGACGTAGTCGCACACCGGGCACGCATAGGAGGCCATCACCGCTGCCCCGCTTCGCCGTAGCGGGCCAGCATCTTCTCGCGCAGCCGCGGCTGCACGTTGACCCGGGTGATGTCGCCGTCGTAGTGGTCGAGCACCCGGTGGTCCATCACCTTGCGCCACAGCGGCGGCACATACGTCAGCGCGATCATCGACGCGTAGCCGCTGGGCAGGTTGGGGGCGCCCGTCATGCTGCGCAGCGTCTGGTACCGGCGCGTCGGGTTGGCGTGGTGGTCGCTGTGCCGCTGCAGGTGGTACAGGAACAGGTTGGTGACGATGTGGTCGGAGTTCCAGCTGTGCACCGGCGCGCAACGCTCGTAGCGGCCGCCCGACTTCTGTTGCCGCAGCAGCCCGTAGTGCTCGAGGTAGTTGACGGATTCGAGCAGGCTGAAGCCGAAGACCGCCTGGATGACCACGAAGGGGATCAGCGCCGGCCCGAAGGCCCAGATCAGCGCACCCCACAACAGGGCCGACATCGCCCAGGCGTTGAGCACGTCGTTGGACGCGTATGTGCGCGGGTCCCACGGGCTCCTGCCCAGCCGGCGCAGGCGCTGCGCCTCCAGCCGCAGCGACGAGCGCAGGCTGCCGAAGACGCTGCGCGGCAGGAACTCCCAGAACGTCTCCCCGAAGCGGGCGGACGCGGGGTCCTCGGGCGTGGCCACCCGCACGTGGTGACCGCGGTTGTGCTCTATGTAGAAATGGCCGTAGCACGTCTGCGCGAGGGTGATCTTGGACAGCCACCGCTCCAGCGAGTCCTTCTTGTGCCCCATCTCGTGGGCCGTGTTGATGCCCACCCCGCCGAGGACACCGACCGAGAGGGCGACACCCAGTTTCCCGACCCAGCCCAGCGCACCCTCGAAGCCCAGCCAGCTCAGGTTCGACGCGGTGAACAGGTAGGCGCCGACGACGACGCTGGCGTACTGGAAGGGGACATAGATGTAGGTGCAATAGCGGTAGTACTTGTCGTTCTCCAGCCGCTCCATGACCTCGTCGGGCGGGTTCTGCCCGTCGGGCCCGAAGCGCAGATCCAGGATGGGCAACAGCACGTAGAGCAGGATCGGGCCGATCCACAACGGCACCTGTGCGGCGGCATGCCAACCGAGCCGGTTCAATCCCCAGACGATCGGCAGCATCACGAACAGCGCCGTCGGAGCGATCAGCCCCATCAGCCAGAGACGACGCTTCTTGTCCCGCCAGACGGGCGCCTCGGAGAGTTCCGATTCGGGCCTCAGCGTGGTCATATGCCAAACCTCCTCGTGAGTCACATCACCTTGAGGTTGGACATTACATGCGTTTAAGTCTGATGTCTAGACACAAGAGCATGATTTGTAAACGCCTCCTAGCGGTCAGCCTCGACCGGCGCGAGCGCCTCGAGCTCCCCCGCGTCGCGGCGGCCCTGCACCGAATGCCGGTGGCCGTATCCGGCGTAGATCGCCGTGCCCACCACCAGCCAGACACCGAACCTCACCCAGGTCAGCGCGGTGAGGTTCACCATCAGCCACACGCACGCGACGATCGACGCGATCGGCAGAGCCGGCACCCACGGCGCCCGGAAGCCCCGTTCCAGGTCGGGCCGGTTGCGGCGCAACACGATCACGCCCGCCGACACCAGGACGAACGCGAACAGCGTCCCAACGTTGACCATCTCCTCGAGCTTGGTGATGGGAAAGACCGACGCCGTCACGGCCACCACGGCCGCGACCAGCACCGTGATGCGCACGGGGGTGCCCCGCGCGCCGGTCTTGGCGAGCCGCCGCGGCAGCAGGCCGTCGCGCGCCATCGCGAACAACACCCGACACTGCCCGAGCATCAGCACCATCACCACGGTGGTCAGACCCGCCAGCGCCCCGACCGCGATGACCCCGCTCGCCCAGTGAATTCCGTTCGCCGTGAACGCCGTGGTCAGATTCGCCGGCGTACCGCCCGGCCGGGTCTTGAGCTCGGTGTAGGGCACCATTCCCGACAGCACCACGGAGACCGCGACGTAGAGGACCGTCACGATCGCGAGCGACGCCAGGATCCCCTTCGGCACGTCACGCTGGGGCTCCCTGGTCTCCTCGGCCATGGTGGCCACGATGTCGAAACCAATGAACGCGAAGAACACGATCGACGCGCCCGCCAGCACGCCGTACCACCCGTAGTGACTGTTATGGGCCCCGGTGAGCAGCGACAGCACCGACTGGTCGATGCCACGCTGGTCGCCGCCGGCCTGTGGCTTGGGAATGAAGGGCGAGTAGTTCGCCGCCTTGATGTAGAAAGCCCCGACGACGACGACGAAGACGACCACCGCGACCTTGATGGTGGTGATCACCGCGGAGAACCTCGACGACAGCTTGGTCCCCAGGGCGATGAGGGTCGACACGATCGCGACGATCAGCAGCGCTCCCCAGTCCAATGTGAACGACCCGAGTTGGGCCGTGCCCCCGGCGAAGCCGAAGACCGTGCCGAGGTAACTCGACCAGCCTTTGGCCACGACGGCGGCGCCGACCGCGAGTTCCAGCAGCAAATTCCAGCCGATGATCCAGGCGAGGAATTCGCCGAACGTCGCGTAGGAGAAGGTGTAGGCGCTGCCGGCGACCGGCAGCGTCGAGGCGAATTCCGCGTAGCACAGCGCCGCCAGCGCACAGGTGCCCGCCGCGATCACGAACGACACCCAGACCGCCGGACCCGTGACGTCGCCGGTTGTCGACGCGGTCACGGTGAAGATTCCGGCGCCGATCACCACCGCCACCCCGAAGACCGCGAGATCGCGCCAGGTCAGCTCCTTGCGCAGCCGCGTGTCCGGCTCGTCGGTGTCGGCGATCGACTGCTCGACGGACTTCGTGCGCCATCGGTTGGCCATCAACCCCGCCCTTCCCTCCCCAAGCTGGGGGCCGTTGGTCCGTCACAGTACTGGGTACTCTGCGGGGGTGCCGGGTAGCGGACCAAACACCAGAGACCACGCGGTTGTCATCGGGGGAAGCATCGCCGGCCTGTGCGCCGCACGGGTGTTGTCGGACTCCTTCTCCCGGGTCACCGTCTACGAGCGCGACGAACTGCCGGGCATCCCGGCAAACCGCGCAACCGTCCCCCAGGACCGTCATCTGCACATGTTGATGGCCCGCGGGGCGGACGAGTTCGAGAGCCTGTTCCCCGGACTGCTGAAGGACATGGTGGCGGCGGGCGTTCCGATCCTGGAGAACCGGCCGGACTGCATCCACCTCGGCGCCGCGGGCCACGTTCTGGGGACCGGACACACGCTGCGCGACGAGTTCACCGCCTACGTTCCCAGCCGCCCGCACCTGGAATGGCAGCTGCGCACCCGCACCCAGGACATTCCCAATGTCGAGATCGTGCGACGTTCGGTGGCCGAACCGCGATTCGACCGCGCCCGGCAGCGCGTGACCGGAGTGCTGCTGGACGCGAGCGATCCCGAGCCGGAATTCGTGGCGGCCGACCTGGTCGTGGACGCCGCCGGCCGCGGCACCCGGCTGCCCGCGTGGTTGGAGCAGTGGGGATATCCACGCCCCGACGAAGAAGTCCTGGACATCGGCATCCACTACGCCACCCACCGGTTCCGGCTGCCCGACGGTCTGATCGCGGAGAAGGTCGTGGTGGCCGGCGCTTCCCACGACCAGTCGCTGGGGCTGGGCATGCTGTTCTACGAGGACGGCGCCTGGGTGCTGACCACCTTCGGGGTGGCCGACGCGAAGCCGCCGCGAACGTTCCCCGAGATGCTCGCGCTGGCCGACCAGCTGTTACCCGCCCACTTCGGCGCCGCGCTGCGACACGCGGAACCCTTCGGCGAGCCGGCCTTTCACGCCTTCCCGGCCAGCAGATGGCGTCGCTACGACAAGCTCGAACGCCTTCCGGCCGGCATCATCCCGCTCGGCGACGCCGTCGCCAGCTTCAACCCCACCTTCGGTCAGGGCATGACGATGACGTCGCTGCAGGCCGGCCACCTGCGCCGCGCGTTGCAACTGCCCGACGACCAGATGGCCGCGGCGCTGAATCGGGCCACCTTCAAGACCACCTACCCGGTGTGGATGATGAACGCCATCGGTGACGTCACCTTCCACCACGCCGGAACCAAGAAGCCCGTCCCCTGGTGGTGGCGGCCCTCCGGCGCGCTGTTCGACCAGTTCCTGGGCGCCGCCGAGACGGACCCCGTGCTGGCGGAGTGGTTTCTGCGCCGGTTCTCGCTGCTGGACAGCCTGTACATGGTCCCGCCCCCGCGGATTGTCGGCCGGGCCATGCGACACAACATGCGGCTGTGGCTCGGCGAACGCCGGGAGGCGGCCCGGCAGCGGCGTCGCGTGGCGATCGCGAGCGCGGCGCAGCCGGGCGAAGCGGGTCGCCACCATCGGGTCTAGTGGCGATCGCGAGCGCGGCGCAGCCGGGCGAAGCGGGTCGCCACCATCGGGTCTAGTGGCGATCGCGAGCGCGGCGCAGCCGGGCGAAGCGGGTCGCCACCATCGGGTCTAGTGGCGATCGCGAGCGCGGCGCAGCCGGGCGAAGCGGGTCGCCACCATCGGGTCTAGTGGCGATCGCGAGCGCGGCGCAGCCGGGCGAAGCGGGTCGCCACCATCGGGTCTAGTGGCGATCGCGAGCGCGGCGCAGCCGGGCGAAGCGGGTCGCCACCATCGGGTCTAGTGGCGATCGCGAGCGCGGCGCAGCCGGGCGAAGCGGGTCGCCACCATCGGGTCTAGTGGCGATCGCGAGCGCGGCGCAGCCGGGCGAAGCGGGTCGCCACCATCGGGTCTAGTGGCGATCGCGAGCGCGGCGCAGCCGGGCGAAGCGGGTCGCCACCATCGGGTGGGTCTTAGCTCACAGCCCCACGGTGGCGCGGAACAGCTTGGTGGGTTCCCGCGCGACCAGCCGGATCGGGGCGTCGTCCGCGGCCACCCATGCGGCCATGCCCCGCTCCAGCGTGAGGGAACCGGACTTGCCGTGCACCGTCGTGGCGCCCTGCGTGCACAGCAGGATCTGCGGGCCTTCATGGCTGCACGACGCGTCGACCTCGTGGCCGAGGTATTCGCCCTCGAGGTCCAGGAGCGCGACCGCGAACTCGTCGGCCGGGGTTTCGTAGATCAGCCCGAATCCCTCGCGGCGTACGTGCGGGCGCAGCTGCGCCTCGGCGGTGGGTTCGAAGTCCAGCACCCGCAGCAACTCGGGCACGTCCACGTGCTTGGGGGTCAGGCCGCCGCGTAACACGTTGTCGGAGTTGGCCATCACCTCCACCGCGAAACCGCGCAGGTAGGTGTGCAGGTTGCCGGCGGGGACGAAGATGGCCTCGCCGGGCGCCAGGCAGATGCGGTTGAGCAGCAACGCCGCCAGCACGCCGGCGTCGCCGGGGTAACGCTCGCCGAGCTCCAGCACGGTTTTGGCTTCGTCGGCGAACTCCGTTGCCCCGGAGCTCACATAGTGGATGGCGCCGTCGAGCACGGCGGGCACCAGCACGTCGATGTCGGGCTGTGGCGCGGTGATCCAGGTGGTGAACAGCGCGCGCAGGCCGTCGGCGTCGGATTGGTCGTTGAGCAGGTCGATGTAGGGGTCGAGGTCGGAGACGGCCAGCGCCCGCAGCAGTTCGGTGGTGCGGGAGGCCTGCCGGAAACCGGCGAGCGCCTCGAACGACTGCAGGGCGACCAGCAGCTCGGGCTTGTGGGACGTGTCCCGGTAGTTGCGCACCGGCGAGGACAGCGGTATGCCCAGCCGCTCCTCGCGCAGGTAACCCTCGATCGCCTGGGCCGCGCTGGGGTGGGCCTGCAACGACAGCGGCTCGTCGGCCGCCAGGACCTTGAACAGGAACGGCAGGACGTCACCGAACCTGGCGCGCGATCCGGGCCCGAGCTGGCCCTCGGGGTCGGCGACCACCGCATCCAGCAGCGAGACCTCGCCGTCCTCCGTCTCGAGGAAGGCCGGGTCGCCCGGGTGGGCGCCGAACCAGAGCTCGGCCTCCGGGTGGGCCGCCGGCACCGGACGCCCGGTGAATTCGGCGATGGCCGTGCGCGATCCCCATGCGTACGTCCTCAACGCCCCGCGTAGCAGTTCCACTGGTCTATCTATCCCCGCGCCAATCGCATGTAAACCGCGGCCGTCTCCAACCGGACCGCTAATACTGCCAGCTGCTGCTCGGGGCGCCCGGCGCCGGTAGCCGGCCGCGCACCGGAGACGGCCGGGCCGTCGGGCCCGACCGGCCGGCCCAGCGCCTCGGGTGTGTCGGGCAGATCGGGCACGTCCTCGGCGGCGAGGAGGTAGACGTCGTCGAACCCGGCGACCCGGGCGGCCACCACCGTCCGCTCGGCGTCCAGGGTCAGCGCCAGCACCCGCAACGTCTCGGGCAGCGGCCCGTCGATCTGATCGTCGTGGAACAGCGCGTCCACCGACGAACCACCCGCGAACCCGGCGGCGCCGCGGTCGCGCAGCGCCACGACCGCGTCCGCGAGTGCGGCCGCGGCGACCACCTGCTGCGCGACCCGCAGGAAGACCGAGCTTCCGTACCGGGCCAGCGCGAGCGTCGCGGCGCAGTCGCCGGCCAGCGCCACGCGGCGGTCGGCCATGCGAGCCGCGATCGTCTTGGCCGGGTTGGTGAAGAGCTCACGGGCGGCGCTGTTGCGCAGCGCCTCGGCGTCCAGCTCGTCGGCCAGCGCACCGAGGTCCACGCCAGGTCTGCGGTCGACGGTCTGCACGACCAGCAGGCCCGCGGCCAGGTACCGGCACAGCCCGAAACCGTCGGGCACCCAGACCCGCGGCGCCAGCACGGCGGCCCGGCCGGCGGTGTAGTCGCGCAGCGGCCCCTCGTAGGGCGCCACCACGATCACCCGCGCACCGCGGCGCACACCGGTCGCGGCCGCGGTCACCAGCGCGGGATCGCCGGGGTCGTCGCCTGCGACGACCAGCACGTCCAGCGGGCCCACCCACGGCGGCGCCTCGCTCACCACGGTGATCGGCTCGGCGGCCGCACCGCCCAACGTCGCCGCGAGCATCAACCCGGCCGTCTCGGCGGTGCCACGGCCG
Proteins encoded in this region:
- the ahcY gene encoding adenosylhomocysteinase — protein: MTTTESALTADVRNGIDFKVADLSLADYGRRDIELSEQEMPGLMSLRREYAEVQPLKGARISGSLHMTVQTAVLIETLVSLGAQVRWASCNIFSTQDHAAAAVVVGPHGTPEEPKGVPVFAWKGETLEEYWWAAEQMLTWPDEPANMILDDGGDATMLVLRGAQYEKAGVVPPAEDDDPTEWKVFLELLRSRFETDKDKWTKISESVKGVTEETTTGVLRLYQFAAAGDLAFPAINVNDSVTKSKFDNKYGCRHSLIDGINRGTDVLIGGKKVLICGYGDVGKGCADSVKGQGARVVVTEIDPINALQALMEGYDVETVEDAIGEADIVVTATGNKDIITLAHMKAMKDYAVLGNIGHFDNEIQVAQLEKSGATKVNIRPQVDVWTFPDSGKSIILLSEGRLLNLGNATGHPSFVMSNSFSNQVIAQIELWTKNDEYDNEVYRLPKHLDEKVARIHVEALGGKLTKLTKEQAEYIGVDVDGPYKADHYRY
- the alkX gene encoding TetR family transcriptional regulator AlkX: MKRIPYAEASRALLRDSVLDAMRDELLTRDWSAITLTDVARAAGISRQTIYNEFGSRHGLAQGYALRLADHLVDTIHASLESNVGDFYEAFLQGFRSFFSESAADPLVISLLTGAAKPDLLQIITTDSAPIITRASARLTSAFTSTWVSTSDEDAGVLARAIVRLAMSYVSMPPEADHDVAADLARLMTPFAERHGVVNAP
- a CDS encoding rubredoxin; its protein translation is MSDYRLFRCLQCGFEYDEAQGWPEDGIEPGTRWDEIPEDWSCPDCGAAKSDFEMVEVARS
- a CDS encoding rubredoxin; the protein is MASYACPVCDYVYDEAKGEAREGFPAGTRWAEIPDDWCCPDCAVREKVDFEPRGANR
- a CDS encoding alkane 1-monooxygenase encodes the protein MTTLRPESELSEAPVWRDKKRRLWLMGLIAPTALFVMLPIVWGLNRLGWHAAAQVPLWIGPILLYVLLPILDLRFGPDGQNPPDEVMERLENDKYYRYCTYIYVPFQYASVVVGAYLFTASNLSWLGFEGALGWVGKLGVALSVGVLGGVGINTAHEMGHKKDSLERWLSKITLAQTCYGHFYIEHNRGHHVRVATPEDPASARFGETFWEFLPRSVFGSLRSSLRLEAQRLRRLGRSPWDPRTYASNDVLNAWAMSALLWGALIWAFGPALIPFVVIQAVFGFSLLESVNYLEHYGLLRQQKSGGRYERCAPVHSWNSDHIVTNLFLYHLQRHSDHHANPTRRYQTLRSMTGAPNLPSGYASMIALTYVPPLWRKVMDHRVLDHYDGDITRVNVQPRLREKMLARYGEAGQR
- a CDS encoding APC family permease produces the protein MANRWRTKSVEQSIADTDEPDTRLRKELTWRDLAVFGVAVVIGAGIFTVTASTTGDVTGPAVWVSFVIAAGTCALAALCYAEFASTLPVAGSAYTFSYATFGEFLAWIIGWNLLLELAVGAAVVAKGWSSYLGTVFGFAGGTAQLGSFTLDWGALLIVAIVSTLIALGTKLSSRFSAVITTIKVAVVVFVVVVGAFYIKAANYSPFIPKPQAGGDQRGIDQSVLSLLTGAHNSHYGWYGVLAGASIVFFAFIGFDIVATMAEETREPQRDVPKGILASLAIVTVLYVAVSVVLSGMVPYTELKTRPGGTPANLTTAFTANGIHWASGVIAVGALAGLTTVVMVLMLGQCRVLFAMARDGLLPRRLAKTGARGTPVRITVLVAAVVAVTASVFPITKLEEMVNVGTLFAFVLVSAGVIVLRRNRPDLERGFRAPWVPALPIASIVACVWLMVNLTALTWVRFGVWLVVGTAIYAGYGHRHSVQGRRDAGELEALAPVEADR
- a CDS encoding FAD-dependent oxidoreductase: MPGSGPNTRDHAVVIGGSIAGLCAARVLSDSFSRVTVYERDELPGIPANRATVPQDRHLHMLMARGADEFESLFPGLLKDMVAAGVPILENRPDCIHLGAAGHVLGTGHTLRDEFTAYVPSRPHLEWQLRTRTQDIPNVEIVRRSVAEPRFDRARQRVTGVLLDASDPEPEFVAADLVVDAAGRGTRLPAWLEQWGYPRPDEEVLDIGIHYATHRFRLPDGLIAEKVVVAGASHDQSLGLGMLFYEDGAWVLTTFGVADAKPPRTFPEMLALADQLLPAHFGAALRHAEPFGEPAFHAFPASRWRRYDKLERLPAGIIPLGDAVASFNPTFGQGMTMTSLQAGHLRRALQLPDDQMAAALNRATFKTTYPVWMMNAIGDVTFHHAGTKKPVPWWWRPSGALFDQFLGAAETDPVLAEWFLRRFSLLDSLYMVPPPRIVGRAMRHNMRLWLGERREAARQRRRVAIASAAQPGEAGRHHRV
- the manA gene encoding mannose-6-phosphate isomerase, class I codes for the protein MELLRGALRTYAWGSRTAIAEFTGRPVPAAHPEAELWFGAHPGDPAFLETEDGEVSLLDAVVADPEGQLGPGSRARFGDVLPFLFKVLAADEPLSLQAHPSAAQAIEGYLREERLGIPLSSPVRNYRDTSHKPELLVALQSFEALAGFRQASRTTELLRALAVSDLDPYIDLLNDQSDADGLRALFTTWITAPQPDIDVLVPAVLDGAIHYVSSGATEFADEAKTVLELGERYPGDAGVLAALLLNRICLAPGEAIFVPAGNLHTYLRGFAVEVMANSDNVLRGGLTPKHVDVPELLRVLDFEPTAEAQLRPHVRREGFGLIYETPADEFAVALLDLEGEYLGHEVDASCSHEGPQILLCTQGATTVHGKSGSLTLERGMAAWVAADDAPIRLVAREPTKLFRATVGL
- a CDS encoding TobH protein, giving the protein MNTTRAVDLEDAEGLLAADREGLLRAASSAGAQVRALAAAADEGELDSIRGDDRPRSVIWVAGRGTAETAGLMLAATLGGAAAEPITVVSEAPPWVGPLDVLVVAGDDPGDPALVTAAATGVRRGARVIVVAPYEGPLRDYTAGRAAVLAPRVWVPDGFGLCRYLAAGLLVVQTVDRRPGVDLGALADELDAEALRNSAARELFTNPAKTIAARMADRRVALAGDCAATLALARYGSSVFLRVAQQVVAAAALADAVVALRDRGAAGFAGGSSVDALFHDDQIDGPLPETLRVLALTLDAERTVVAARVAGFDDVYLLAAEDVPDLPDTPEALGRPVGPDGPAVSGARPATGAGRPEQQLAVLAVRLETAAVYMRLARG